Proteins encoded by one window of Serratia nevei:
- the plsB gene encoding glycerol-3-phosphate 1-O-acyltransferase PlsB encodes MSGWRKIYYKILNLPLKLLVRSKVIPSDPVTELGLDPSRPILYVLPYNSKADLLTLRTQCLAQDLPDPLNSLEIDGTVLPSYVFIHDGPRVFRYYTPKEESVKLFHDYLDLHRSNPDLDIQMLPVSVMFGRSPGREGHGTPHLRLLNGVQKFFAVLWLGRDSFVRFSNTVSLRRMATEHGTDKTIAQKLARVARMHFSRQRLAAVGPSLPARQDLFNKLLASKAIEKAVEDEARSKKISHEKAQQNAIALMEEIAADFSYETVRLSDRVLSWTWNRLYQGINVTNAERVRQLAQDGHEIVYVPCHRSHMDYLLLSYVLYHQGLVPPHIAAGINLNFWPAGPIFRRLGAFFIRRTFKGNKLYSTVFREYLGELFTRGYSVEYFVEGGRSRTGRLLEPKTGTLSMTIQAMLRGGTRPITLVPIYIGYEHVMEVGTYAKELRGATKEKESLPQMLRGLRKLRNLGQGYVNFGEPLPLTAYLNQHVPQWRESIDPIEAQRPSWLTPTVNDLAGQIMVRINNAAAANAMNLCSTALLASRQRSLTREQLVEQLECYLQLMRNAPYAHDVTVPTQTPDELLDHALNMNKFEVEKDNIGDIIILPREQAVLMTYYRNNIHHLLVLPSLIASIVMHHRRVSRAELLRQIGMIYPMLKAELFLHNDKEQLPEVLQPVIDELIRQQLICDKGDELVLNPTRIRPLQLLAAGVRETLQRYAITMSILSANPSINRGALEKESRIMAQRLSVLHGINAPEFFDKAVFSTLVATLREEGYINDSGDAIREHTLEVYNMLSDLITPEIKLTIESVNMPEETNVLPQADAEEEQDE; translated from the coding sequence ATGTCAGGTTGGCGTAAAATTTATTATAAAATATTGAATTTACCACTTAAATTGTTGGTAAGAAGTAAGGTCATCCCTTCAGATCCGGTTACCGAGCTAGGGTTGGATCCCTCACGGCCGATTTTGTATGTTTTACCTTACAATTCCAAGGCGGATTTGCTGACGCTGCGCACCCAGTGCCTGGCGCAGGATCTGCCCGATCCGCTCAACTCGCTGGAGATCGACGGCACCGTGCTGCCGAGCTACGTGTTCATTCACGACGGCCCGCGCGTGTTCCGCTACTACACCCCGAAAGAAGAGTCGGTAAAGCTGTTCCACGACTATCTGGATCTGCACCGCAGCAATCCGGATCTCGACATTCAGATGCTGCCGGTTTCGGTGATGTTCGGCCGCTCGCCGGGCCGCGAAGGCCACGGCACGCCGCACCTGCGTCTGTTGAACGGCGTGCAGAAATTCTTCGCCGTGCTGTGGCTCGGCCGCGACAGCTTCGTGCGTTTCTCCAACACCGTTTCGCTGCGCCGCATGGCCACCGAGCACGGCACGGATAAAACCATCGCGCAGAAACTGGCGCGCGTGGCGCGCATGCACTTCTCGCGTCAGCGCCTGGCCGCGGTAGGCCCGAGCCTGCCGGCCCGCCAGGATCTGTTCAACAAGCTGTTGGCGTCCAAAGCGATCGAAAAAGCGGTCGAGGACGAAGCGCGCAGCAAGAAGATCTCGCACGAAAAGGCCCAGCAGAACGCCATCGCGCTGATGGAAGAGATCGCCGCCGATTTCTCCTACGAAACCGTGCGCCTGTCCGACCGCGTGCTGAGCTGGACCTGGAACCGGCTGTATCAGGGCATCAACGTCACCAACGCCGAGCGCGTGCGCCAGCTGGCGCAGGACGGCCACGAGATCGTCTACGTGCCCTGCCACCGCAGCCACATGGACTACCTGCTGCTGTCCTACGTGCTGTATCACCAGGGCCTGGTGCCGCCGCACATCGCCGCCGGCATCAACCTCAACTTCTGGCCGGCCGGCCCGATCTTCCGCCGCTTGGGCGCGTTCTTCATCCGCCGCACCTTCAAGGGCAACAAGCTGTACTCGACGGTGTTCCGCGAATACCTCGGCGAGCTGTTCACCCGCGGCTACTCGGTGGAATACTTCGTGGAAGGTGGCCGTTCCCGCACCGGGCGTCTGCTGGAGCCGAAGACCGGCACCCTGTCGATGACCATCCAGGCGATGCTGCGCGGCGGCACCCGTCCGATCACGCTGGTGCCGATTTACATCGGTTACGAACACGTGATGGAAGTGGGCACCTACGCCAAAGAGCTGCGCGGCGCCACCAAGGAAAAAGAGAGCCTGCCGCAGATGCTGCGCGGCCTGCGCAAGCTGCGCAATCTGGGCCAGGGTTATGTCAACTTCGGCGAGCCGCTGCCGTTGACCGCTTACCTCAACCAGCACGTGCCGCAGTGGCGCGAGTCTATCGATCCGATCGAAGCTCAGCGCCCAAGCTGGCTGACGCCGACGGTCAACGATCTGGCCGGCCAGATCATGGTGCGCATCAACAACGCCGCCGCGGCCAACGCCATGAACCTGTGTTCCACCGCGCTGCTGGCTTCGCGCCAGCGTTCGCTGACCCGCGAACAGCTGGTCGAACAGCTCGAGTGTTACCTGCAGCTGATGCGCAACGCGCCTTACGCGCATGACGTCACCGTGCCGACGCAAACGCCGGACGAGCTGCTGGATCACGCGCTGAACATGAACAAGTTCGAGGTGGAGAAGGACAACATCGGCGACATCATCATCCTGCCGCGCGAGCAGGCGGTGCTGATGACCTATTACCGCAACAACATCCACCACCTGCTGGTGCTGCCGTCGCTGATCGCCAGCATCGTGATGCATCATCGCCGGGTATCGCGCGCCGAACTGCTGCGTCAAATCGGCATGATCTACCCGATGCTGAAAGCCGAGCTGTTCCTGCATAACGACAAGGAACAGCTGCCGGAGGTGCTGCAGCCGGTGATCGACGAGCTGATCCGTCAACAGCTGATCTGCGACAAAGGCGACGAGCTGGTGCTGAACCCGACGCGCATTCGCCCGCTGCAGCTGCTGGCCGCCGGGGTGCGCGAAACCCTGCAACGCTACGCCATCACCATGTCGATCCTCAGCGCCAACCCGAGCATCAACCGCGGCGCGCTGGAGAAAGAGAGCCGCATCATGGCGCAGCGTCTGTCGGTGCTGCACGGCATCAACGCGCCGGAGTTCTTCGACAAGGCGGTGTTCTCCACCCTGGTGGCGACGCTGCGCGAAGAAGGCTATATCAACGACAGCGGCGATGCGATCCGCGAGCACACCCTTGAGGTGTACAACATGCTGAGCGATCTGATCACGCCGGAAATCAAGCTGACCATCGAAAGCGTCAACATGCCGGAAGAGACCAACGTCCTGCCGCAGGCCGATGCGGAAGAAGAGCAGGACGAGTGA
- the ubiA gene encoding 4-hydroxybenzoate octaprenyltransferase — protein MEGSVTQSKWRAYSHLMRIDKPIGTLLLLWPTLWALWLAGKGVPPLSILLVFVLGVFLMRAAGCVVNDYADRAVDGYVKRTAGRPMPSGRVSAKEAKVLFAVLVLISFCLVLTLNAMTIWLSLAALALAWVYPFMKRVTNLPQFVLGAAFGWGIPMGYAAVSESLPLSCWLLLLANICWTVAYDTLYAMVDRDDDLKIGIKSTAILFGRYDKLIVGLLQFATLLLLVWVGYLAQLGGAFYWSLLLAGALFIHQQKQIAGREREACFKAFLQNNYVGLVVFIGIALSYLPA, from the coding sequence TTGGAGGGAAGCGTGACTCAAAGTAAATGGCGGGCTTACAGCCATTTGATGCGCATTGATAAACCGATCGGCACGCTGTTGCTGCTGTGGCCGACGCTGTGGGCGCTGTGGCTGGCCGGGAAAGGCGTGCCGCCGCTGTCGATTTTGCTGGTGTTCGTGCTCGGCGTGTTCCTGATGCGCGCCGCCGGCTGCGTGGTGAATGACTACGCCGATCGCGCGGTGGACGGCTACGTGAAACGCACCGCCGGGCGGCCGATGCCGAGCGGTCGGGTGAGCGCGAAAGAGGCCAAGGTGCTGTTTGCGGTGCTGGTGCTGATCTCGTTCTGCCTGGTGTTGACGCTCAATGCGATGACCATCTGGCTGTCGCTGGCGGCGCTGGCGCTGGCCTGGGTGTATCCGTTCATGAAGCGGGTGACCAACCTGCCGCAGTTCGTGCTGGGCGCCGCGTTCGGCTGGGGCATTCCGATGGGGTATGCGGCGGTCAGCGAATCGCTGCCGCTCAGCTGCTGGCTGCTGCTGCTGGCCAACATCTGCTGGACGGTGGCCTACGACACGCTGTATGCGATGGTCGATCGCGACGATGATTTGAAGATCGGCATCAAATCCACCGCTATCCTGTTCGGCCGTTATGACAAGCTGATCGTCGGGCTGCTGCAGTTCGCGACGCTGCTGCTGCTGGTGTGGGTCGGTTATCTGGCGCAGCTCGGCGGGGCGTTTTACTGGTCGCTGCTGCTGGCGGGCGCGCTGTTCATTCACCAGCAAAAACAGATCGCCGGCCGCGAGCGCGAAGCCTGCTTCAAGGCCTTCCTGCAGAACAACTATGTCGGGTTGGTGGTATTTATCGGCATCGCGCTGAGCTATCTGCCGGCGTAA
- the ubiC gene encoding chorismate lyase, with the protein MSGIRDSILPPLEWLSEQDPPAPAAVSDWLMELGSMTRRFERHCAQVRVEPQRECFVTREALGDEANHLPDSPRYWLREVVLLGDDQPWLLGRTVIPENTLTGPDQALVDLGTLPLGRYLFSSGDLTRDYIHIGRQDALWARRSRLRLAGKPLLLTELFLPASPLYSAVPA; encoded by the coding sequence ATGTCTGGCATCAGGGATTCCATCCTGCCGCCGCTGGAGTGGTTGTCCGAACAGGATCCTCCGGCGCCCGCCGCCGTCAGCGACTGGCTGATGGAGTTAGGCTCCATGACCCGCCGATTTGAACGCCATTGCGCCCAGGTGCGCGTCGAACCGCAGCGCGAATGCTTCGTCACGCGCGAGGCGCTGGGCGACGAGGCGAATCACCTGCCCGACAGCCCGCGCTACTGGCTGCGCGAAGTGGTGCTGCTGGGCGACGACCAGCCCTGGCTGCTGGGGCGCACGGTGATCCCGGAAAATACGCTGACCGGCCCCGACCAGGCGCTGGTGGATCTGGGCACGCTGCCGCTGGGGCGCTACCTGTTCAGCAGCGGCGATCTGACCCGCGACTATATCCATATCGGCCGACAGGATGCGCTGTGGGCGCGCCGTTCACGGCTGCGGCTGGCGGGCAAACCGCTGTTGCTGACCGAATTGTTTTTACCGGCTTCGCCGCTGTATTCAGCGGTTCCTGCATAA
- a CDS encoding MFS transporter, with product MSETTLATPQTADAALAADERLATKEGRSQFWRATFSCWLGTAMEYVDFALYGLAAGMVFGDVFFPEATPLVALLASFATYSVGFVARPIGALVFGWIGDRKGRRVVLITTVALMGLSTTLIGLIPSYAQIGVWAPTCLVILRFAQGFGAGAELSGGAVMLAEYAPAKRRGLVASIIAIGSNSGTLLASLVWLLVLQLDKEDLMSWGWRIPFLASILIAGVALYLRRHVRETPVFERELQQNHQRMLDAAQAAPDTRSYLQRTKAFWVMLGLRIGENGPSYLCQGFIVGYVAKVLMVDKSVPALAVLIASLCGFLVIPLAGWLSDRFGRRVTYRWFCLLLVLYAFPAFWLLDSREPAIVISVIVVGMCIASLGIFGVQAAYGVELFGVKNRYSKMAFAKELGSILSGGTAPLIATALLSGFGHWWPVACYFVVMAGIGLITTFFAPETRGRDLNLPQDAA from the coding sequence ATGAGCGAAACAACGCTTGCCACTCCACAGACCGCCGACGCCGCGCTGGCGGCCGATGAACGCCTGGCAACCAAAGAGGGGCGCAGCCAATTTTGGCGCGCCACCTTCTCCTGCTGGCTCGGCACCGCCATGGAATACGTCGATTTCGCGCTGTACGGCCTGGCGGCCGGCATGGTGTTCGGCGACGTGTTCTTCCCCGAGGCCACGCCGCTGGTCGCCCTGCTGGCCAGCTTCGCCACCTACTCCGTCGGCTTCGTCGCGCGGCCGATCGGCGCGCTGGTGTTCGGCTGGATCGGCGATCGCAAAGGCCGCCGCGTGGTGCTGATCACCACCGTGGCGCTGATGGGCCTCTCCACCACGCTGATCGGCCTGATCCCGTCCTATGCGCAAATCGGCGTTTGGGCGCCCACCTGCCTGGTGATCCTGCGCTTCGCGCAGGGGTTCGGCGCCGGCGCGGAGCTGTCCGGCGGCGCGGTAATGCTGGCGGAATACGCGCCGGCCAAACGGCGCGGGCTGGTGGCGTCGATCATCGCCATCGGCTCCAACAGCGGCACCCTGCTGGCGTCGCTGGTGTGGCTGCTGGTACTGCAGCTCGACAAGGAAGACCTGATGAGCTGGGGCTGGCGCATTCCGTTCCTCGCCAGCATTCTGATCGCCGGCGTGGCGCTGTACCTGCGCCGCCACGTGCGGGAAACGCCGGTCTTCGAGCGCGAGCTGCAGCAAAACCACCAGCGCATGCTGGACGCCGCCCAGGCCGCACCGGATACGCGCAGCTACCTGCAGCGCACCAAGGCGTTCTGGGTGATGCTCGGCCTGCGCATCGGCGAAAACGGCCCTTCCTACCTGTGCCAGGGCTTTATCGTCGGCTACGTCGCCAAGGTGCTGATGGTCGATAAATCGGTGCCGGCGCTGGCGGTGCTGATCGCCTCGCTGTGCGGTTTTCTGGTGATCCCGCTGGCCGGCTGGCTGTCCGATCGCTTCGGCCGCCGCGTCACCTACCGGTGGTTCTGCCTGCTGCTGGTGCTGTACGCCTTCCCGGCGTTCTGGCTGCTCGACAGCCGTGAGCCGGCGATCGTCATCTCGGTGATCGTGGTCGGCATGTGCATCGCGTCGCTGGGGATCTTCGGCGTGCAGGCGGCCTATGGCGTCGAACTGTTCGGCGTGAAGAACCGCTACTCCAAAATGGCGTTCGCCAAGGAGCTCGGCTCGATCCTCTCCGGCGGCACCGCGCCGCTGATCGCCACCGCACTGCTGTCCGGTTTCGGTCACTGGTGGCCTGTCGCCTGCTATTTTGTTGTAATGGCGGGCATCGGCTTAATCACCACCTTCTTTGCTCCCGAAACCCGCGGCCGCGATCTCAACCTGCCGCAGGATGCCGCGTAG
- a CDS encoding LacI family DNA-binding transcriptional regulator, whose amino-acid sequence MDNHSARRVTRADVARVAGTSVAVVSYVINNGPRPVAEATRLRVLAAIEQTGYRPNDIARALASGSTQTYGLVVPDISNPFFATLARALQQEAFSRGRVLLLGDAGDDRQREYELINNLLRRQVDGLLYTSVDRHPWFDLIRASGTPCVMIDTIDSQAGVCAIRVDERDAACQATRHLLQHGYRDIGIFIGPLTMLNAQDRLNGWRDALLEAGIAPRDEWIFEVPYTRQGGYQATQRLVQGPRPRAVFTSNEQQALGCLSALAEHGLRAPDDLALICFNGTQQSEFSVPPLSAVEQPIDAMAKRAIAMLAAGAAPAELHEFAFQLRIRRSCGC is encoded by the coding sequence GTGGATAATCACTCCGCGCGACGCGTTACCCGCGCCGACGTGGCTCGCGTAGCGGGCACCTCCGTCGCCGTAGTCAGCTATGTGATCAACAACGGCCCGCGCCCGGTGGCGGAAGCCACCCGGCTGCGCGTGCTGGCGGCGATCGAGCAGACCGGCTACCGGCCGAACGACATCGCGCGGGCGCTGGCCTCCGGCAGCACACAAACCTACGGGCTGGTGGTGCCGGATATTTCCAACCCGTTCTTCGCCACCCTGGCGCGGGCACTGCAGCAGGAAGCCTTCAGCCGCGGCCGTGTGCTGCTGCTAGGCGACGCCGGCGACGATCGTCAGCGCGAGTATGAACTTATCAACAACCTGCTGCGCCGCCAGGTCGACGGCCTGCTGTACACCAGCGTCGATCGCCATCCGTGGTTCGATCTGATCCGCGCTTCCGGCACGCCCTGCGTAATGATAGACACCATCGACAGCCAGGCCGGCGTCTGCGCCATTCGCGTCGACGAGCGCGACGCCGCCTGCCAGGCAACCCGCCATCTGCTGCAACACGGCTACCGCGATATCGGCATTTTTATCGGCCCGCTGACCATGCTCAACGCGCAGGATCGCCTGAACGGCTGGCGCGATGCGCTGCTGGAGGCGGGCATCGCGCCACGCGACGAGTGGATTTTCGAGGTGCCCTACACCCGCCAGGGCGGTTACCAGGCCACCCAGCGCCTGGTGCAAGGCCCGCGCCCGCGCGCCGTTTTCACCTCTAACGAGCAGCAGGCGCTCGGCTGCCTGTCGGCGTTGGCGGAGCATGGGCTGCGCGCGCCGGACGATCTGGCGCTGATCTGTTTTAACGGCACGCAGCAATCCGAATTCAGCGTGCCGCCGCTCAGCGCGGTCGAGCAGCCGATCGACGCCATGGCCAAGCGGGCCATCGCCATGCTGGCCGCCGGTGCCGCGCCCGCCGAGCTGCATGAATTCGCTTTTCAACTGCGCATCCGCCGCTCCTGCGGCTGTTAG
- a CDS encoding nucleoside hydrolase, protein MRLIIDCDPGNGVPGANVDDGLALALALAAKPQLQLELISIVAGNTPREVGFAVATDLLAQSGYQVPVALGAARALSEPPEPWRAHLDRPIADPKLAALWRDLPAPSLANAPAPDAAIAIGELICRHPGEITLAAIGPLTNVAHAMQLYPQMAQAVKEIVIMGGVFNVDGYIKDTNFGLDPEAARLVLNSGATITLAPLDVTTQTMLTQADLAALTQPDTPLCRYLRATTRPWIDYSRHTRHLPGCWIHDALVIAWLLAPQLVTTEMFHVDVALEGALTRGSSRRWRPDSLRLTVGMPPPQGKPVRVMQQVDNARLLALIGATLARG, encoded by the coding sequence ATGCGTTTAATCATTGATTGCGATCCCGGCAACGGCGTGCCCGGCGCCAACGTCGACGACGGCCTGGCGCTAGCCCTGGCGCTGGCGGCCAAACCGCAGCTGCAGCTGGAGCTGATCAGCATCGTGGCCGGCAACACCCCGCGAGAAGTGGGCTTCGCCGTCGCCACCGATCTGCTGGCGCAGAGCGGCTATCAGGTGCCGGTCGCCCTCGGCGCGGCGCGCGCCCTGAGCGAGCCGCCGGAGCCGTGGCGCGCACATCTGGACCGCCCGATCGCCGATCCGAAGCTGGCGGCGCTGTGGCGTGACCTGCCCGCGCCCTCGCTGGCCAACGCGCCCGCACCGGACGCCGCCATCGCCATCGGCGAGCTGATCTGCCGGCATCCCGGCGAGATCACGCTGGCGGCGATCGGCCCGCTGACCAACGTTGCGCACGCCATGCAGCTTTACCCGCAGATGGCGCAGGCGGTGAAAGAGATTGTGATCATGGGGGGCGTATTCAACGTCGACGGGTACATCAAGGACACCAATTTCGGTTTGGATCCGGAAGCGGCGCGGCTGGTGTTGAACAGCGGCGCCACCATCACGCTGGCACCGCTGGATGTCACCACCCAGACCATGCTGACCCAGGCGGATCTGGCCGCGTTGACCCAGCCGGATACCCCGCTGTGCCGCTATTTACGCGCCACCACGCGGCCGTGGATCGACTATTCGCGCCATACGCGGCACCTGCCGGGCTGCTGGATCCATGATGCGTTAGTGATCGCCTGGCTGCTGGCGCCGCAGCTGGTCACCACCGAGATGTTCCATGTGGATGTGGCGCTGGAAGGGGCGTTGACGCGCGGCAGCTCACGCCGCTGGCGGCCGGACAGTCTGCGCCTGACGGTCGGCATGCCGCCGCCGCAGGGCAAGCCGGTGCGTGTCATGCAGCAGGTAGACAACGCCCGTCTGTTGGCGTTGATCGGCGCAACGCTGGCCCGCGGATGA
- the malM gene encoding maltose operon protein MalM, giving the protein MKKNLLSLCLSLALTVGAPLAANAETPANVSVAPAISAATLQSLPWQPLQPPVSQEVKLDAVSPQLNQGEIQGAIAAYTLPADRGSLEVTLSSLAKNNSLYAPSVLVLDEHLRPAAYYPSSYFPYQPPGAMSSDRLEGTLKLTPALGQKQIYLLVYTTRQDLAKTTQLTNPAKAYAQGVGNAVPDIPDPIAGHATTGTLKLKVTAEQGTGNVMIGMLQPAPTVAPVVVGSTAPAAVAAPAPAPEKPAEPMLNDTESYFNNGIKQAVKAGDIDKALKLMNEAEKLGSTTARKTFISSVKGKG; this is encoded by the coding sequence ATGAAAAAGAATCTGCTGTCACTCTGCCTGTCGCTGGCGCTGACCGTCGGCGCGCCTTTGGCGGCCAACGCCGAGACGCCGGCCAACGTTTCCGTCGCGCCGGCCATCAGCGCCGCCACGCTGCAAAGCCTGCCGTGGCAGCCGCTGCAGCCGCCGGTGTCGCAAGAGGTGAAGCTCGACGCCGTTAGCCCGCAGCTCAATCAGGGCGAGATTCAGGGGGCGATCGCCGCCTATACGCTGCCGGCCGATCGCGGTTCGCTGGAAGTGACGCTGAGCAGCCTTGCCAAAAACAATTCGCTTTATGCGCCGAGCGTGCTGGTGCTGGACGAGCATCTGCGCCCGGCGGCGTATTACCCGAGCAGCTACTTCCCGTATCAGCCGCCGGGGGCTATGTCCTCCGATCGCCTCGAAGGCACGCTGAAACTGACGCCGGCGCTCGGCCAAAAACAGATTTACCTGCTGGTGTACACCACCCGCCAGGACTTGGCGAAAACCACTCAGTTGACCAACCCGGCCAAGGCCTATGCGCAGGGCGTGGGCAACGCGGTACCGGATATCCCGGATCCGATCGCCGGCCACGCGACGACCGGCACGCTGAAGCTTAAGGTCACCGCTGAACAGGGCACCGGCAACGTGATGATCGGCATGCTGCAGCCTGCGCCGACCGTGGCGCCGGTGGTGGTGGGCTCGACCGCCCCTGCCGCCGTGGCGGCACCGGCACCGGCGCCGGAGAAACCGGCGGAGCCGATGCTCAACGATACCGAAAGCTACTTCAATAACGGCATCAAACAGGCGGTGAAGGCGGGCGATATCGACAAGGCGCTGAAACTGATGAATGAGGCCGAGAAACTGGGCTCGACCACCGCGCGTAAAACGTTTATCAGCAGCGTTAAAGGCAAGGGGTAA
- a CDS encoding maltoporin has product MMTTLRKLPLALAVAAGVLSTQALAVDFHGYARSGIGWTGSGGEQQCFKATGAASKYRLGNECETYAELKLGQEVWKEGDKSFYFDTNLAYSVSQRSDWEDVTPGFREVNVQGKNLIDWLPGSTLWAGKRFYQRHDVHMIDFYYWDISGPGAGLENIDLGFGKLSAAVTRNSESGGSYGYLDNEWKQRPTVNDTFDVRLAGLELNPGGTLELGVDYGRANAQDHYHLADGASKDGWMFTAEHTQSILNGYNKFVVQYATDSMTSQNNGRNEGATIDNNGKMIRVLDHGAIDFNDQWALMYVAMFQDIDRDNNNGTTWYTVGVRPMYKWTPIMSTLLEAGYDNVKSQRTGDRNGQYKVTLAQQWQAGNSIWSRPAIRLFATYAKWDEKWGYATGDDTGYNAGTAYNDTSMHTFSRGKDDEVTFGAQMEIWW; this is encoded by the coding sequence ATGATGACTACTCTGCGCAAACTTCCTCTGGCACTGGCTGTCGCCGCCGGTGTTCTCTCTACCCAGGCGCTGGCCGTGGATTTCCACGGTTACGCCCGTTCCGGCATCGGCTGGACCGGCAGCGGCGGTGAGCAACAGTGCTTCAAGGCCACCGGTGCCGCGAGCAAATACCGTCTCGGCAACGAATGCGAAACCTACGCCGAGCTGAAACTGGGGCAGGAAGTGTGGAAAGAAGGCGACAAGAGCTTCTACTTCGACACCAACCTGGCCTATTCGGTCTCGCAACGTTCCGACTGGGAAGACGTGACTCCGGGCTTCCGCGAAGTCAACGTGCAGGGTAAAAACCTGATCGACTGGCTGCCGGGCTCCACGCTGTGGGCCGGTAAGCGCTTCTATCAGCGTCATGACGTTCACATGATCGACTTCTACTACTGGGATATCTCCGGCCCGGGCGCCGGTCTGGAAAACATCGATCTGGGCTTCGGCAAGCTTTCCGCTGCCGTGACCCGCAACTCGGAGTCCGGCGGCTCTTACGGCTACCTGGATAACGAATGGAAACAGCGTCCGACCGTCAACGACACCTTCGACGTGCGCTTGGCCGGCCTGGAGCTGAACCCGGGCGGCACCCTGGAGCTGGGCGTGGACTACGGCCGCGCCAATGCGCAGGACCACTACCACCTGGCCGACGGCGCGAGCAAAGACGGCTGGATGTTCACCGCGGAACACACCCAAAGCATCCTGAACGGTTACAACAAGTTTGTGGTGCAGTACGCCACCGACTCGATGACCTCGCAGAACAACGGCCGCAACGAAGGCGCCACCATCGATAACAACGGCAAGATGATCCGCGTGCTGGATCACGGCGCCATTGACTTCAACGATCAATGGGCGTTGATGTACGTCGCCATGTTCCAGGACATCGACCGCGACAACAACAACGGCACCACCTGGTACACCGTGGGCGTGCGCCCGATGTACAAATGGACGCCGATCATGAGCACCCTGCTGGAAGCGGGCTACGACAACGTCAAATCCCAGCGCACCGGCGATCGCAACGGCCAGTATAAAGTGACCCTGGCCCAGCAGTGGCAGGCGGGCAACAGCATCTGGTCGCGCCCGGCCATCCGTCTGTTCGCCACCTACGCCAAGTGGGATGAGAAGTGGGGCTACGCCACCGGTGACGACACCGGGTATAACGCCGGCACCGCTTACAACGACACCAGCATGCATACCTTCAGCCGCGGCAAGGATGACGAAGTCACCTTCGGCGCCCAGATGGAAATTTGGTGGTAA
- the malK gene encoding maltose/maltodextrin ABC transporter ATP-binding protein MalK — protein MASVTLRSVYKAFGEAVISKDVNLTIEDGEFVVFVGPSGCGKSTLLRMIAGLEDITSGELLIGEKRMNEVPPSERGIGMVFQSYALYPHLSVADNMSFGLKLAGARKAEINQRVNQVSEVLQLAHLLDRRPKALSGGQRQRVAIGRTLVAEPDVFLLDEPLSNLDAALRVQMRIEISRLHKRLQRTMIYVTHDQVEAMTLADKIVVLDAGRVAQVGKPLELYHYPANRFVAGFIGSPKMNFLPVKVTAAQPQQVQVELPNRQLVWLPVEGAGVQPGANLSLGIRPEHLLPGEASEVRLTGDVQVVEQLGNETQIHIQIPAIRQNLVYRQNDVVLVEEGATFAIGLPPHRCHLFREDGTACKRLHQEPGV, from the coding sequence ATGGCTAGCGTCACACTGCGCAGCGTTTATAAGGCCTTCGGTGAGGCCGTGATTTCCAAAGACGTCAATCTGACCATCGAAGACGGCGAGTTTGTGGTGTTTGTCGGGCCGTCGGGCTGCGGCAAATCGACGCTGCTGCGCATGATCGCCGGGCTGGAGGACATCACCTCCGGCGAGCTGCTGATCGGCGAGAAACGTATGAATGAGGTGCCGCCTTCCGAGCGCGGCATCGGCATGGTGTTCCAATCCTATGCGCTGTATCCGCACCTGTCGGTGGCGGACAACATGTCGTTCGGCCTGAAGCTGGCCGGCGCCAGGAAAGCGGAAATCAATCAACGGGTGAACCAGGTCTCCGAGGTGCTGCAGCTGGCGCACCTGCTCGATCGGCGGCCGAAGGCGCTGTCCGGCGGGCAGCGTCAGCGCGTGGCGATCGGCCGCACGCTGGTGGCTGAGCCGGACGTGTTCCTGCTCGACGAACCGCTGTCCAACCTCGACGCCGCGCTGCGGGTGCAGATGCGCATCGAGATCTCCCGTCTGCACAAGCGCCTGCAGCGCACCATGATTTACGTCACCCACGATCAGGTCGAAGCGATGACGCTGGCCGACAAGATCGTGGTGCTCGACGCCGGTCGCGTGGCCCAGGTCGGCAAGCCGCTGGAACTGTACCACTACCCGGCCAACCGCTTCGTCGCCGGGTTTATCGGCTCGCCGAAGATGAACTTCCTGCCGGTCAAGGTGACCGCGGCGCAGCCGCAACAGGTGCAGGTCGAACTGCCCAACCGCCAGCTGGTCTGGCTGCCGGTGGAAGGCGCGGGCGTTCAGCCCGGCGCCAACCTGTCACTGGGCATTCGCCCTGAACATCTGCTGCCCGGCGAAGCCTCTGAAGTGCGGCTTACCGGCGACGTACAGGTGGTGGAGCAACTCGGCAACGAGACGCAAATCCACATCCAAATCCCGGCTATCCGTCAAAACCTGGTGTACCGCCAGAATGACGTGGTGCTGGTAGAAGAAGGTGCCACATTCGCCATCGGCCTGCCGCCTCACCGCTGCCACCTGTTCCGTGAAGACGGTACGGCATGTAAACGGCTGCACCAGGAGCCGGGCGTTTAA